One window of the Rosa rugosa chromosome 3, drRosRugo1.1, whole genome shotgun sequence genome contains the following:
- the LOC133739441 gene encoding uncharacterized protein LOC133739441, with amino-acid sequence MEGKKKGYAWAVSAGLNAALAAVSAKLITPQILRYGMVVLFNVTMWGCYVNSLKALSSLQATVTNFAANFLSSGLAGYFLFQEPLSFKWFVGAMLIVFGSLVLSKSSIEKKTRTD; translated from the exons ATGGAGGGTAAGAAGAAAGGCTACGCTTGGGCGGTCTCCGCCGGACTAAACGCAGCTCTGGCTGCCGTTTCGGCGAAGCTGATTACTCCTCAG ATTTTGAGGTATGGAATGGTGGTTTTATTCAACGTGACAATGTGGGGGTGTTATGTGAACAGCCTTAAAGCTCTTTCATCTCTACAAGCTACGGTTACTAATTTTGCTGCGAATTTCCTCTCTTCTGGTTTAGCTGGTTACTTCTTGTTCCAAGAGCCCTTGTCCTTTAAG TGGTTTGTAGGTGCCATGCTCATTGTATTTGGTTCACTTGTACTTAGTAAGTCAAGTATTGAGAAGAAGACACGGACGGATTAG